The DNA segment AATTCCGATGGTGAACATGGATGGAACTTTGAAGGATCTACTGAAGGAGATAAGTGAAGTCCGGCGGACAAAGGGGGTGCGAAAAGCGATGAATGCAGTAGCGATACAGACAATGTGGACTTTGTGGAAAATAAGGAATGATAAGGTTTTTAATGGAAGGCAAGGAAAGGTACAGACGGTTTTGGAAGAGATAAAAGAGGCATCTTATCAAGGCGTGAAGTTAAGATCAAAAAATGGTTCGATAACAAAACGGGAATGGTGGGATTTCaatataaatttataattttgtttTTAAGTTGTTTCTTTTTGTTCTGTTTGTAGTCCAGCATCTGGCTGGGTCTATGTTTGTACTGTGGTATTGAGTTTTGAATGAAGTTTCGTTttgcttttcaaaaaaaaaaaatatatatatattaaattgaATTTTACTAATCAAATGGATTAGTTGACTTTTTTTTACCCAAatcaataaacaaaataaaaaaagtgatataaataataaataatattagtaTATGAAGCTAAATGGATTAACGAGGCTACCCAAATTCCTTATAGAAAACCTAAGAAGTTTACGAAATTTAAGCGAACAAACTTACGAAGTTTGCGGAACTGATTACTCAATATTGACGGCGACCTATGAGTTCTTTCTTTTACCTTTGACCCGCTTCCGCATTCTCTGATTATGATACACCGCCGCGCTGCGGTGACCACCTTGTTACATCTACTCGTCACCGCTGTTCGGGTAATGGAACGACCCCTGTCACCACCACACTCCAGCCATACACCACGGTAACCACCGCCATGCCTTGATTATACTCGTCGCAGCCGTGAAGCGTCACTACCTCTGTGAATATGGTCGTCGTACAACAGTCGTCACCGCCGCAACTATTGTATTAAACTCACCGTTTACCCGCGCACCTCAGCTATCTCGCTCTCCGGCATGTGCTAATAATCAGGTAAGGACACGATACCTGTTCTTGTAttcttagtttttttttaaattcccaTTGAAAGGAGGCCAAAGTTTTATGTTGTTCTATAAGCTAATATGAAGAAGAAATAATTATAAGTCTGTTCCTTTTTAAATAAGTCTTATCTTCGATTCAATGTTTTTATTCACTATCACATATTTTAatgaatgatttttttttctacGTTGACTTACAAACCGACGGTCAAAAAAATCGGATTATTGAGACTATTTTTATCACTTCCTTAAAGGCCAGCAATGTATTGGCTTCAAATTATAAATCATGAACTTATTTTATAATAGTTGCTCTAGTAAATAAATTGTGTTTTATTTGCGAACTTTGGAATAATTATTTTCTTAGGTATTGTTGTTAAGACTCGGATCTTGGTCTTCGGGAATTTATTTTAACGAACGAATCAGTTAAAGTAAATAAGTTTTCATAAAAATTGATTCGGATACAACGGAATTATAGGTCTTTAGTTATTCGAGgacgacttgatttttgtttgCCTGCTTGCTAAAttaaggtacggattctgttttcttttcATCGTAGTATATTTCTGGGTATGCATTCTTTGGTCTTCTCATCATAGTGTTCATCTTTATCGTATCCGTTACTTTGTAGTGTGGATCTTTGTCTCTGTCTCAAAGTTTGATTTTCATGATTAGATACTAGTAttcgtttgatatgtgatacATTATATGAGTCAGTTTGTACATGTTTGTTTACTGGTGAGTTGTAGCATGCCATACCTCAGACTTGTACTCGTGGTCGCATGTTCATGTCATTATTATTTTCAGTTGCATGTAAGTTATTTACAAGACCTTAGTATATGTACTCTGTCACCGAAGCATCTCTGGCTTGTCGTTTGGGCGTCAACGGCATGGCACTTATCGTGACGGTGCGTAAtaaaagttcacggcgtctctagcttgtgcttgtgtagcaccttgGCCACTGGAGGcatatagatcgatcttagctctgagtttgagtttgtttgtctggagatggaataatgggtgcacgccacactcaccatctcataggtgcatggactagctagctgtgtaccAATCTGTTTGTTTGTAGCTCTGGGTGCTTCTGTGTTACACGATTTGTTCCGTTGATATACATATATCGTGTAAGTTAGTATATGTCTCTTTATGTGAATATGTACAGTATTTGTTCTGATTTGTCTAATATGTCTTGTACGCGTCTGATTATACTTCCGATTATGTATCGGGTTATGCTTTCGATTATGTTCGGTATCTGTTCTGATATGTCTGATATGTGTTGTACGCATCTGGTCATGTTTCCAATCATGTATCGAGTTAATCATGCTTCTGATTATGTTCAATATCCGATTATGTTCTGTATTAGTTATGTGTGTTTTGACTCAGTGTCTCTGTATCAGTTTCGTCTCAGTATCAGTCTCAATTTGGATTTCGATTCCGTGTTATACATATAGTTTGTATCCGTCAGTACCTTTATTAAGTATTTGATTCAATCTTTGTTCTATACTTATCGTTGAATCTGTCTTTGTTTCGTGTCGACTCCCTCTATCGGTTTAATAACTTTCGTAAGAATTAAATTATTCTAGTTTTAAAATATGGTAATGCATATTATTTCGGTTGTTAAATGTAAATCTCCAAAgctataaaataattattttgatTAAATAATAACTTATGGAGTATGATCAATTGATATATTGATCTTCATCCAAacatttatttaaagataataaCTTCAACAATTCTTTTCTTTTAAAGGTTAGGGGATTTTTAATTGGTATTTATGATGTTTCGGCTTACGTTTTTGCTTTGTTTCTGTATCAGTTTCCCATGTCAGTTTACGAAATTGTCATAAGTACTTCGTTCTGAAATCCAAGTTGAATTATTCTACTTCTTATATATAACTTTTCATCTTTAGAaaattagttatttttttaattattctaTTTCTTAAATATAACTTTTCATCTTTAGAAAATTTGTTATTGTTATCAAATaatggtttgctattaaatatgataaattattttattttgataagATTCAGACATTAATTATAAGAAAATAGTTTTGCCAAGTATCTTGTTTTAAAAACAATAGCATTATTAGACGTTGTTCAAAATATCTGATATTATTAGTTTTTGATTTGTTCGAACGTTCCATTGACAAGTGATTGGTCAGAAAATTTTCTTGTTATATAAATACTAGATTATTTAAACGTTGTTTTAAAATAAGTCCGTTTATACAGGATAAAATGCTTTAGTCATCATGGTCAACGACGTATCAGTCTCTACATTGGTTTTTGTGTTAGGTTCGGTATTCGCTATATAATTGAATGACTTTCCGTATTGGATTCCCTTACACTTTCAGATCGGTTATTGTATCTGTGTTTGCGTTTGTTCTTAGTACCCGTATCCGTTATCATTTCAGTTCAGTCTCggttttgttatgttatgtttggttttccgctgatatgactttacttgtactgttgatttctccgttactaagcaatttttggctcagccgtatttttctttttgtgtttgtcTTTTTGTTTTACAGGTAATCTGGGATAATATGGGATTTCAGTGAGGAGCGTTAGGAAGTTGCtgtccaagattctttatttcaaTAATGCACTAAAATATAATTAGGATCTTTTATTTAATGTTATGGATtggtttttagttttgatatctgtaagagtgacacgtcagccctattcgggtcggggtgttacagttataTTGTAATATCCGAAATTTtatcataataataatagtaataagcTGATCGGTCATAACTGatatgttttaaataaataaatgaatgaatAGTTGGATGAAACAAAATTTTCTTAAATTTGATATGTGTGTATGTACGTATATCTTATATGTTTTATTTACCTTAAGTTAATATATATATGATCCGTATAGATTAATTGTAGTGTATATATGGATATACATATATTCATGTGTCATTATAAGAAGTTTGTGACTTGCGTTGGAGACATAAAAATTagacattttatttaaagtttaaaattGTATAGTTATTCGTAATATTAACAATAAAACATGATTAAATTAATAGATTGACCTAGATATCTTGGTATAAGGATTTGTAAAATTGAAACGTGCCTTTTATAGTTAAATTTTATGGATAAAAAGTAAGAATACAAGGTCTAATTATCGTGTAATATCTACTTTCATTAACTTGTGGAACTTTTTGAATATACATTGATAGATGGTATGCTTTTAGATCAATTTGGTATACTCTTCGAATCAATAGTCCATGGAAGTTAAGGAAAGATGGATCCATATTAATAGTTAATTGCGTAATTTAGCAAGTGTATATTTGTACTCATTTCTCTCCTTAGAAATAAATAAAAGGGTCTGATTGTTTTTCATATTGGTAAATTTAAGCATGTATATATATTTCTTTTCGTTATTCCGGGCTCCTTTGCAAGTGATTGAAAGCCTTGAGAGGATTCGCCGGAAGTTTTTTTGGGGAGGATCGGATGAGGTGGATAAGTTAAGTTGGTTGGCGTGGGAAAAAGTGGTGTCTCCGATAAAATACGGTGGGGTCGGATTGGGTTCCCTTAGAGACGCAAATTTGAGCCTTTTAACTAAATGGTGGTGGCGATTCAAAATTAATCAAAATGATCTTTGGCGAAAGGTTATTTGGTCTATTCATGGTAATGGTAGGGGGTGGAATTTTTTACCGATTAAATTATCGATGACTGGGACGTGGAAACAAATAGCTAGCATTCCGAGTTTGCTGGGTACATTAAATCTGGATCCTTATAAGATGATAAAAGGAAACCTTCGTGATGGAACGGGTATTCATTTTTCGCTTGATTGGTGGATATCGGATGATGTTCTGCAGCGAAAGTTCCCTCTGCTGTTTGATTTGGAGAAGAATAAGGCGTGTTTTGTTTCAGCCAGGTTACATTCTGGGCAGCTGATAATCGGGTTTAATTGGGGTTGGCATCGGGCTATATCTGCAGTCAATGAACAGCAGCAGTTTGCTGAACTGCTGATTTTACTCTCGGGGTCAGCAATAACAGCCGGTGCAGACCTATGGGCTACACAGATTGGTGGGTCGGGATTTTTCTCAGTCGGCTCAGTTAAGAAGTGTATTGTTGAGGCGACATGTGCAGTGCCGGAGGAGGTTTATGACTGGTGTAATTGGGTCCCACGCAAGGTGTCCATAGTGGCTTGGCTAGCTTTTCTAGATCGGCTTCCAACCGTTGAGGCGTTGGCTCGGAGGAATATTTTTGTTGATACACCCTTTTGTCGCTTGTGTGATAATAACGTGGAGTCGGTTGAACATTTGTTTACGGGTTGTCCCATTGCAATGGAAGTTTGGCAGGCGGTTTTTTCGTGGTGTCAAGTTCCTAATGTGTTTATTTTCCATGTTTGGAATTTGTTAAGATATCACAAGATTGCGAAAACAAGCGCTCGTGCAAAGAAAGCTTTTTATGCGGTGGTGGTAACGACTTTTTGGAGCCTATGGAAAGCAAGGAATGATCTCATTCATAATCAAACGGCGGTGGTGGTCCGGAATATTTTCGAAGAGGTCAAGATTATGTGCTACTTGTGGATTACAAACCGCGGGAAGATGTTAAATATGAAGTGCGTGGGGAAGATTCGATACGCATAAGATGGGGTAGTTTtggggtttgttttgttttttgttggGTTCCAATTGTATGTCGGGTTGTGTTTTTTGTTTTTCTGGTTGTTTTTTCGGACAGTTTTGCTAGCATCTTGTTAGCGCTTTGAATAAAagttttgttggccgttcaaaaaaaaacatgtatatatattaaATGGAATATTACTAATCAAATGGATTGGTTGACTTTTGTTTACCCAAatcaataaacaaaataaaaaaagtgatataaataataaataatattagtaTATGAAGCTAAATGGATTTGAGCCATGATAACGAGGCAACCTAAATTCCTTATAGAAAACCTAAGAAGTTTACGAAATTTAAGCGAACAAACTTACGAAGTTTGCGGAACTGATTACTCAATATTGACGGCGACCTATGAGTTCTTTCTTTTACGTTTGACCCCGCTTCCGCATTCGATCGTTTTCTGATTATGATACACCGCCGCGCTGCGGTGACCACCTTGTTACATCGACTCGTCACCGCTGTTCGGGTAATGGAACGACCCCTGTCACCACCGCACTCCATCCATACACCACGGTAACCACCGCCATGCCTTGATTATACTCGTCGCAGCTGTGAAGTGTCACTACCTCTGTGAATATGGTCGTCATACAACAGTCGTCACCGCCGCAATTATTGTATTAAGCTCACCGTTTACCCGTGCACCTCAGCTATCTCGCTCTCCGGCATGTGCTAATAATCAGGTAAGGACACGATACCTGTTCTTG comes from the Helianthus annuus cultivar XRQ/B chromosome 4, HanXRQr2.0-SUNRISE, whole genome shotgun sequence genome and includes:
- the LOC110932975 gene encoding uncharacterized protein LOC110932975; the protein is MTGTWKQIASIPSLLGTLNLDPYKMIKGNLRDGTGIHFSLDWWISDDVLQRKFPLLFDLEKNKACFVSARLHSGQLIIGFNWGWHRAISAVNEQQQFAELLILLSGSAITAGADLWATQIGGSGFFSVGSVKKCIVEATCAVPEEVYDWCNWVPRKVSIVAWLAFLDRLPTVEALARRNIFVDTPFCRLCDNNVESVEHLFTGCPIAMEVWQAVFSWCQVPNVFIFHVWNLLRYHKIAKTSARAKKAFYAVVVTTFWSLWKARNDLIHNQTAVVVRNIFEEVIQSDLLSPDFHQSDIHQIFCINGESTDELIQRYVKLYWEMVRLKITKTNEEWVNKLANVLPGDSWRTFLSDLKKIYFNLNLSVFIEKIKERELELQKNSNAETDEAKCKSEEIVREVEEQVKEISAIKVETKAEAICNQGRR